The following proteins come from a genomic window of Cervus canadensis isolate Bull #8, Minnesota chromosome 3, ASM1932006v1, whole genome shotgun sequence:
- the NACAD gene encoding NAC-alpha domain-containing protein 1 isoform X1 yields the protein MPGEAARAELLLPEAGGPGPRTDLSCDAAAATTPKGDRLEHCALTSGPSALALAFLHGKPGARPPPEGASWDAGPGRAPSAWAVQAEGGPSPGPAEVRPTTEGPLPASLEPRIVMGEETRQAAPLPRATVPELRDWEGGHANLNPPPELCSQGDPAVPFPSPDPDSYFTPPSTPTKTASTLLPGPGPHRDAQDAQAELGDSPPASPTGSYITADGDSWASSPSCSLSLQALAEGLDVPSGWGFSPPGSVVDERELPPAGTPDSSSPESSLSADSSSSWGQEGHFFELDFLANDPMIPAYLLPFQGSLIFQVEAVEVTPLPHEEEEVEEEEHEEEQEVPLPRGDLAGEGEDDSTFASSLQSLSDLSITEGVDEAFAFRDDTSAASSDPDLASYTGADDDRLYSGEPHAQPTTLLQDSPGEAASWGPELALGVSEGEAGQAAKSQEPISEIMRVGPAAAQVSSAAMAPHIPQESLDFTGVSPQAQGEEPGFTMGPVPVAPVPSQPLQEGDTATLGPEPWILKGEADLNSLQTLKEDTGQEFATATSPEPQPEVDPAAFPHLQDAGFPLAQESASKTSPEPHLEEEDLTASSPLQDAGLPLVQGSASEVSPEPQSGEDLTASSPLQDAGLPLVQGSVPEVSPEPQSEEEDLTASVPLQDAGLPLVQGPASEPIPEPQSEDLTASLPLKDEGLPLVQGSASKASPEPQSEEENLTASSPLQDAGLPLVQGSASEASPEPQSEEEDLRASSPLQDAGLCLVQGSVSEVSPEPQSEEDMTASSTLKDAGLPLVQGSASEASLEPQSEEEDRTASLPLQDAGFPLVQGSASEASPEHQSEEDLKTSSPLQEAGLPLVHESASETSPEPESEEEDLTASPPLQDASLPLVQGSASEASPEPQSEEEDLTVSLPLKDADLPLVQEFSSEASPEPQSEEDLRVSLPLKDADLPLVQEFSSEASLEPQSEEDLTVSPPLQDTGLHLVHGSASEASPEPQSEEEDLTASPPLQDAGLPLVQGSASEVSPEPQTEEDLTVSLPLQDADLPLAQGSASEVSPEPQSEEEDLTASSPLQDAGLPLAQGSASEVSPEPQSEDLTASPPLQEAGLHLVQGSASEASPEPQSEEEVTVSPPLQDTGLPLVQGSASEASPEPQSEEDDLRASTPLQDAGVPLAQGSISEASLEPQSEEDLTASPPLQDTGLPLVQGSASEASSEPQSEEDLTVSPPLQDTGLPLVQGSASEVSPEPQSEEEDLTASLPLQDAGLPLVQGSASEASLEHQSEEEDLTTSLPLQDADLPLAQGSASEASSEPQSEEDLTVSPPLQDAGLSLVQGSASEASLEHQSEEEDLTASPPLQDAGLPLVQGSASKASLEHQSEEEDLTASPPLQDAGLPLVQGSASEASLEHQSEEEDLTASPPLQDAGVPLVQGSASEASLEHQSEEEDLTASPPLQDAGVPLVQGSASEASLEHQSEEDLTASPPLQDAGVPLVQGSASEASLEHQSEEEDLTASLPLQDADLPLVQGSASEASSEPQSEEDLTASPPLQGAGLPLVQGSASEASSEPQSEEDLRASSPLQDAGLPLVQGSASEASSESQSEEEDLTASLPLEDAGLPLVQGSASEASPEPQSEEEDLTASLPLQDAGLPLVQGSASEASPEPHSEEEDLTASLPLQDAGLPLVQGSASEASSEPQSEEDLTASSPLQDAGLPLVQGSASEASSEPQSEEDLTASSLLQDAGLPSSQVSATSASPQALMTDAGCTQGTEPTVTAARRKGSKTLGLRPAPEQRDPDHTGGSDSLALDQIHLGGPDLPADARTPLEGDAGPSKPATEIPDIPEPFTAVQGPPKPDSSGEEVAKGILAPEQEAFHDVCAHGGDGAESSSLPKKALGAEHQGHEALKPVVHGPGVCPTASLEVGQLGPPSPVEEGRATLGHRLPMAVGSEAGLGSCSESPSRAVPRLGGHCAKDPAPTSPLPLRQSKPVLGPGRGEQAQAALGVLGPSPLQPPESPIGGLPSTPQDRIQSPEPPAPGALMEAVPTPLASPAPCPCRGPREDLVEGAEPLGSPGHPPPRPRAQRAVAASSGITTPPGAGQVSLPPHPTLLSPKAAPKRGTHAKDPASRLSPPRQVPPGPGPRSPAGPRALPATEQDDGDSLEEDSPRALGSGQHSDSHGESSAELEEQDLPGPQTAQCPAQVPEKAPAGSGSEETVAKAKQSRSEKKARKAMSKLGLRQIQGVTRITIQKSKNILFVIAKPDVFKSPASDTYVVFGEAKIEDLSQQVHRAAAEKFKVPSEPSALVPESAPGPRARPECEQEEEEEEEEEVDEAGLELRDIELVMAQANVSRAKAVRALRDNQSDIVNAIMELTM from the exons ATGCCCGGGGAGGCTGCCCGCGCCGAGCTGCTGCTGCCGGAGGCGGGCGGGCCGGGACCCCGCACAG ATCTGTCCTGTGATGCGGCTGCGGCTACCACCCCAAAGGGGGACCGGCTGGAGCACTGTGCCCTGACATCTGGGCCCAGCGCCCTGGCTCTCGCGTTCCTGCACGGCAAGCCTGGTGCCCGGCCCCCACCTGAGGGAGCCAGCTGGGATGCAGGGCCAGGCCGCGCCCCCTCAGCCTGGGCGGTCCAGGCAGAGGGCggccccagcccagggcctgcCGAGGTTCGGCCTACTACTGAAGgtcctctcccagcctccctggAGCCCCGGATTGTAATGGGCGAGGAGACGCGCCAGGCAGCCCCACTGCCCAGGGCAACTGTGCCGGAGCTCAGGGACTGGGAGGGTGGGCATGCTAACCTGAACCCACCCCCCGAGTTGTGTTCTCAGGGTGACCCTGCtgtgcctttcccttccccagaccCCGATTCCTACTTCacgcctccctccacccccaccaagaCAGCCTCCACCCTGCTCCCTGGCCCCGGGCCCCACAGGGACGCCCAGGATGCCCAGGCTGAGCTAGGGGACTCGCCGCCAGCCTCGCCTACTGGCTCATACATCACAGCAGACGGGGACAGCTGGGCCTCATCCCCATCCTGCTCCCTGAGCCTGCAGGCCCTGGCCGAAGGGCTGGATGTACCCTCAGGCTGGGGCTTCTCTCCACCTGGGTCTGTGGTCGATGAGAGGGAGCTGCCCCCTGCCGGGACCCCGGACAGCTCATCCCCAGAGTCCAGCCTCTCGGCAGACAGCAGCTCTTCCTGGGGTCAGGAGGGCCACTTCTTCGAGCTGGACTTCTTGGCCAACGACCCGATGATCCCTGCTTACCTCCTGCCCTTCCAGGGCAGCCTGATTTTCCAGGTGGAGGCGGTGGAGGTGACACCCCTGCCCCacgaggaggaggaagtggaggaggaggagcacgAAGAGGAGCAGGAGGTCCCCCTCCCCAGAGGGGACCTAGCCGGGGAGGGCGAGGATGATAGCACATTTGCATCCTCTCTGCAGTCGCTGTCCGACCTGTCCATCACCGAGGGCGTGGACGAGGCCTTCGCCTTCCGGGATGACACTTCAGCTGCCTCCTCTGACCCCGACTTGGCCTCCTACACAGGGGCTGATGATGACAGGCTGTACAGCGGAGAGCCCCACGCACAGCCCACCACATTGCTCCAGGACAGCCCTGGGGAGGCTGCCTCCTGGGGCCCAGAGCTTGCTCTTGGGGTGTCCGAGGGAGAGGCTGGCCAGGCTGCCAAGAGTCAAGAACCCATCTCCGAGATAATGAGGGTGGGTCCCGCTGCAGCCCAGGTGTCTTCTGCTGCTATGGCCCCTCACATCCCACAGGAATCTCTGGACTTCACTGGGGTGAGCCCTCAGGCCCAGGGAGAAGAGCCAGGCTTCACCATGGGACCAGTACCTGTTGCCCCAGTCCCATCTCAGCCTCTGCAGGAGGGAGACACTGCTACTTTAGGCCCAGAGCCCTGGATTTTGAAGGGAGAAGCAGACCTCAACTCTCTGCAAACCCTGAAGGAAGACACAGGCCAGGAGTTTGCCACTGCAACCAGCCCTGAACCCCAGCCAGAAGTGGATCCAGCAGCATTCCCACATCTGCAGGACGCAGGTTTCCCCTTGGCCCAGGAATCTGCCTCCAAGACCAGCCCTGAGCCCCATCTGGAAGAAGAGGACCTGACAGCATCCTCACCCCTCCAGGATGCAGGTCTCCCTTTGGTCCAGGGATCTGCCTCTGAGGTCagccctgagccccagtcagGAGAAGATCTGACAGCATCCTCACCCCTGCAGGATGCAGGTCTCCCCTTGGTCCAGGGATCTGTACCTGAGGTCAGCCCTGAGCCCCAATCAGAAGAAGAGGACCTGACAGCATCTGTGCCCCTGCAGGATGCAGGTCTCCCCTTAGTCCAGGGACCTGCCTCCGAGCCCATCCCTGAGCCCCAGTCAGAAGATCTGACAGCATCCTTACCCCTGAAGGATGAAGGTCTCCCCTTGGTCCAGGGATCTGCCTCCAAGGCCagccctgagccccagtcagAAGAAGAAAATCTAACAGCATCCTCACCCCTGCAGGATGCAGGTCTCCCCTTGGTCCAGGGATCTGCTTCTGAGGCCAGCCCTGAACCCCAGTCAGAAGAAGAAGATCTAAGAGCATCCTCACCCCTGCAGGATGCAGGTCTCTGCTTGGTCCAGGGATCTGTCTCTGAGGTCagccctgagccccagtcagAAGAGGACATGACAGCATCCTCAACCCTGAAAGATGCAGGTCTCCCCTTGGTCCAGGGATCTGCCTCCGAGGCCAGCCTGGAGCCCCAGTCAGAAGAAGAAGATCGCACAGCCTCCCTACCCCTGCAGGATGCAGGTTTCCCCTTGGTCCAAGGATCTGCTTCTGAGGCCAGCCCTGAGCACCAGTCAGAAGAAGATCTGAAAACATCCTCACCCCTACAGGAGGCAGGACTTCCCTTGGTCCACGAATCTGCCTCTGAGACAAGCCCTGAGCCCGAGTCAGAAGAAGAGGACCTGacagcctccccacccctgcaggaCGCAAGTCTCCCCTTGGTCCAGGGATCTGCCTCTGAGGCCagccctgagccccagtcagAAGAAGAGGACCTGACAGTATCCTTACCCCTGAAGGATGCAGATCTCCCCTTGGTCCAGGAATTTTCCTCTGAGGCCagccctgagccccagtcagAAGAAGATCTGAGAGTATCCTTACCCCTGAAGGATGCAGATCTCCCCTTGGTCCAGGAATTTTCCTCTGAGGCCAGCCTGGAACCCCAGTCCGAGGAGGACCTGACAGTATCCCCACCCCTGCAGGACACAGGTCTCCACTTGGTCCATGGATCTGCCTCCGAGGCCagccctgagccccagtcagAAGAAGAGGACCTGACAGCATCCCCACCCCTGCAGGATGCTGGTCTCCCCTTGGTGCAGGGATCTGCCTCCGAGGTCAGCCCTGAGCCCCAGACAGAAGAAGATCTGACAGTATCCTTACCCCTGCAGGATGCAGATCTCCCCTTGGCCCAGGGATCTGCCTCCGAGGTCagccctgagccccagtcagAAGAAGAGGACCTGACAGCATCCTCACCCCTGCAGGATGCAGGTCTCCCCTTGGCCCAGGGATCTGCATCTGAGGTCagccctgagccccagtcagAAGATCTGACAGCATCCCCGCCCCTGCAGGAAGCGGGTCTCCACTTGGTCCAGGGATCTGCCTCCGAAGCCagccctgagccccagtcagAAGAAGAAGTGACAGTGTCCCCACCCCTGCAGGACACAGGTCTCCCCTTGGTCCAGGGATCTGCCTCCGAAGCCAGCCCTGAGCCCCAATCAGAAGAAGACGATCTAAGGGCATCCACACCCCTGCAGGATGCTGGTGTCCCCTTGGCCCAGGGATCTATCTCTGAGGCCAGCCTGGAGCCCCAGTCAGAAGAGGACCTGACAGCATCCCCGCCTCTGCAGGACACTGGTCTCCCCTTGGTCCAGGGATCTGCCTCCGAGGCCAGCTCAGAGCCCCAGTCAGAAGAGGACCTGACAGTATCCCCGCCCCTGCAGGACACAGGTCTCCCCTTGGTCCAGGGATCTGCCTCTGAGGTCagccctgagccccagtcagAAGAAGAGGACCTGACAGCATCCCTGCCCCTGCAGGATGCAGGCCTGCCCTTGGTCCAGGGATCTGCCTCTGAGGCCAGCCTGGAGCACCAGTCAGAAGAAGAGGACCTGACAACATCCCTGCCCCTGCAGGATGCAGATCTGCCCTTGGCCCAGGGATCTGCCTCCGAGGCCAGCTCAGAGCCCCAGTCAGAAGAGGACCTGACAGTATCCCCGCCCCTGCAGGACGCAGGTCTGTCCTTGGTCCAGGGATCTGCCTCCGAGGCCAGCCTGGAGCACCAGTCAGAAGAAGAGGACCTGACAGCATCCCCACCCCTGCAGGACGCAGGCCTGCCCTTGGTCCAGGGATCTGCCTCCAAGGCCAGCCTGGAGCACCAGTCAGAAGAAGAGGACCTGACAGCATCCCCACCCCTGCAGGACGCAGGCCTGCCCTTGGTCCAGGGATCTGCCTCCGAGGCCAGCCTGGAGCACCAGTCAGAAGAAGAGGACCTGACAGCATCCCCACCCTTGCAGGACGCAGGCGTGCCCTTGGTCCAGGGATCTGCCTCCGAGGCCAGCCTGGAGCACCAGTCAGAAGAAGAGGACCTGACAGCATCCCCACCCTTGCAGGACGCAGGCGTGCCCTTGGTCCAGGGATCTGCCTCCGAGGCCAGCCTGGAGCACCAGTCAGAAGAGGACCTGACAGCATCCCCACCCTTGCAGGACGCAGGCGTGCCCTTGGTCCAGGGATCTGCCTCCGAGGCCAGCCTGGAGCACCAGTCAGAAGAAGAGGACCTGACAGCATCCCTGCCCCTGCAGGATGCAGATCTGCCCTTGGTCCAGGGATCTGCCTCCGAGGCCAGCTCAGAGCCCCAGTCAGAAGAGGATCTGACAGCCTCTCCACCCCTGCAGGGTGCAGGTCTCCCCTTGGTCCAGGGATCTGCCTCCGAGGCCAGCTCAGAGCCCCAGTCAGAAGAAGACCTAAGAGCATCCTCACCCCTGCAGGATGCAGGTCTCCCCTTGGTCCAGGGATCTGCCTCTGAGGCCAGCTCAGAGTCCCAGTCAGAAGAAGAGGACCTGACAGCATCCCTGCCCCTGGAGGACGCAGGTCTCCCCTTGGTCCAGGGATCTGCCTCCGAGGCCagccctgagccccagtcagAAGAAGAGGATCTGACAGCATCCCTGCCCCTGCAGGACGCAGGTCTCCCCTTGGTCCAGGGATCCGCCTCCGAGGCCAGCCCTGAGCCCCACTCAGAAGAAGAGGATCTGACAGCATCCCTGCCCCTGCAGGACGCAGGTCTCCCCTTGGTCCAGGGATCTGCCTCTGAGGCCAGCTCAGAGCCCCAGTCAGAAGAAGACCTGACAGCATCCTCACCCCTGCAGGATGCCGGTCTCCCCTTGGTCCAGGGATCTGCCTCCGAGGCCAGCTCAGAGCCCCAGTCAGAAGAAGACCTGACAGCATCCTCACTCCTGCAGGATGCAGGTCTCCCCTCCAGTCAAGTATCTGCCACCAGTGCCAGCCCTCAGGCCCTTATGACTGACGCAGGCTGTACCCAAGGGACAGAACCCACAGTCACTGCAGCCCGTAGGAAAGGAAGCAAGACCCTGGGACTAAGGCCAGCGCCTGAGCAAAGAGACCCAGACCACACTGGAGGCTCAGACTCTCTGGCCTTGGATCAGATACATCTGGGTGGCCCAGACCTACCTGCAGATGCTCGGACACCCTTGGAGGGAGATGCAGGCCCCTCCAAGCCTGCCACAGAGATCCCAGACATACCTGAGCCTTTCACAGCTGTCCAAGGTCCCCCAAAGCCTGACTCCAGTGGGGAGGAAGTAGCCAAGGGCATTTTGGCACCTGAGCAGGAAGCCTTTCATGATGTCTGTGCACATGGGGGTGATGGAGCTGAGTCTAGTTCACTCCCAAAGAAAGCCCTGGGGGCTGAGCACCAGGGGCATGAAGCCCTAAAGCCAGTGGTTCATGGCCCAGGGGTGTGTCCCACTGCCAGCCTGGAGGTTGGCCAGTTGGGGCCCCCAAGCccagtggaggagggaagggccaCTCTTGGGCACAGGCTTCCCATGGCTGTGGGCTcagaggctgggctgggctcctGCTCAGAGTCTCCTTCAAGAGCTGTGCCCAGGCTGGGAGGGCACTGTGCCAAAGATCCTGCCCCAACATCTCCACTGCCCTTGAGGCAGTCAAAGCCTGTGCTGGGCCCAGGCAGGGGAGAGCAGGCCCAGGCAGCACTTGGAGTCCTTGGCCCCTCCCCACTGCAGCCTCCAGAAAGCCCCATAGGGGGCCTGCCCAGTACACCCCAAGACAGGATCCAGAGCCCTGAGCCCCCTGCTCCTGGTGCCCTCATGGAGGCAGTCCCAACCCCCCTGGcatcccctgccccctgcccttgcCGGGGCCCCCGGGAAGACTTGGTGGAGGGCGCAGAGCCCCTGGGCTCTCCGGGCCACCCACCACCTCGGCCAAGAGCCCAGCGGGCGGTGGCTGCCTCCTCAGGGATCACAACCCCCCCTGGGGCTGGGCAGGtcagcctcccaccccaccccaccctcctcagCCCCAAGGCAGCCCCCAAGAGGGGTACCCATGCCAAAGACCCGGCCTCGAGGCTCTCACCCCCTCGCCAAGTGCCTCCGGGCCCCGGGCCCCGGAGCCCAGCCGGCCCTCGAGCGCTCCCAGCCACTGAGCAGGATGACGGCGACAGTCTGGAGGAAG ACTCGCCCCGCGCTCTGGGCTCCGGCCAGCACTCGGACAGCCACGGGGAGTCATCAGCCGAGCTGGAGGAGCAGGACCTCCCAGGACCGCAGACCGCACAGTGCCCAGCCCAGGTGCCCGAAAAG GCCCCAGCCGGCAGCGGGAGCGAGGAGACAGTCGCCAAAGCCAAGCAGAGTCGCAGTGAGAAGAAGGCCCGAAAG GCGATGTCCAAGCTGGGCTTACGACAGATCCAGGGGGTCACCAGGATCACCATCCAGAAGTCCAAGAACATCCTCTTTGTCATTGCCAAGCCTGACGTCTTTAAGAGCCCAGCCTCAGACACCTACGTGGTCTTCGGCGAGGCCAAG ATCGAGGACCTGTCGCAGCAGGTGCACAGGGCTGCGGCCGAGAAGTTCAAGGTGCCCTCGGAGCCCTCTGCCCTGGTGCCCGAGTCAGCGCCTGGGCCGAGGGCGAGACCTGAGTgcgagcaggaggaggaggaggaggaggaggaggag GTGGATGAGGCAGGACTGGAGTTGCGCGATATCGAGCTGGTGATGGCGCAGGCCAACGTGTCAAGGGCCAAGGCCGTGCGGGCCCTGAGGGACAACCAGAGTGACATCGTCAATGCCATCATG GAGCTGACAATGTAG